In a single window of the Streptococcus ilei genome:
- a CDS encoding alpha-glucosidase — MEKDWWKGKVAYQIYPKSFKDSNGDGIGDLKGITQKLDYLEKLGIDILWLSPIYKSPFIDQGYDISDYYAIDPLFGTMEDMEELIAEGKKRGISIIMDLVVNHCSSHHEWFQKALADPDGPYADYFYFIESDKEPNNWESYFGGSVWEPVPGTNKYYLHSFHKDQPDLNWQNPVLREEIYTMINWWLDKGIAGFRIDAIINIKKDLEWRSLPSDRANGLVPVPESLVNAQPIEPFLQELKERTFAKYNAFTVGEVFNETDEELHFFIGKDGVFSSIFDFKQTMLGQEGKGWFDHTLPTADELKESIFQAHERADSIGVLSTIIENHDEPRGVSHYIAEGPVNDTSKKALGTIQVLRKGIPFIYQGQEIGMENQVFESVEDFDDIATINGYHVAKEAGLSEEEALAAIANYSRDNARTPMQWTAEPGLGFSDGPAWLISPKPDYSINVEDQEKDPDSILNYYRQLTALYRHPLYGNTIRFGDMIPAYRDRENIIAFERRGEKRLLIVSNFQNRQASLDLPAPIETVILNNVTGLFQEEDQVLELAPYQTIVLELQE, encoded by the coding sequence ATGGAAAAAGATTGGTGGAAGGGAAAAGTCGCTTACCAGATCTACCCGAAAAGCTTTAAGGACAGCAATGGCGACGGGATTGGGGACCTGAAAGGAATTACTCAAAAGCTAGATTATCTTGAAAAACTTGGAATCGATATTCTCTGGCTATCCCCTATTTACAAGAGTCCTTTTATTGATCAGGGCTATGATATTTCAGACTACTATGCCATTGATCCCCTCTTTGGGACTATGGAAGACATGGAAGAGTTGATTGCGGAAGGCAAGAAGCGTGGCATTTCCATTATTATGGACTTGGTGGTCAACCACTGCTCCAGCCATCACGAGTGGTTCCAAAAAGCTTTAGCGGATCCTGATGGCCCTTATGCGGATTACTTTTATTTTATCGAAAGTGACAAGGAGCCCAATAACTGGGAAAGTTATTTTGGAGGCAGTGTCTGGGAACCGGTTCCTGGCACCAACAAATACTATCTCCATTCTTTCCATAAGGATCAGCCGGATCTCAATTGGCAAAATCCTGTCCTGCGCGAAGAAATTTACACTATGATCAACTGGTGGTTGGACAAGGGGATTGCGGGCTTTCGGATCGATGCCATTATCAATATCAAAAAGGATCTGGAATGGCGTTCGCTTCCATCAGATCGTGCCAATGGCTTGGTCCCAGTACCGGAATCATTGGTGAATGCCCAACCGATTGAACCCTTCTTGCAAGAGTTAAAGGAGCGAACCTTTGCTAAGTACAATGCCTTCACTGTAGGGGAAGTTTTCAATGAAACCGACGAAGAATTGCATTTCTTTATCGGAAAAGATGGTGTCTTTTCTTCGATTTTTGACTTCAAGCAAACCATGCTAGGTCAGGAAGGAAAGGGCTGGTTTGACCATACTCTTCCAACAGCAGATGAACTTAAGGAAAGTATTTTTCAAGCGCATGAGCGCGCGGATAGCATTGGGGTCCTCTCAACCATCATTGAAAATCATGATGAGCCTCGTGGTGTGTCCCACTATATCGCAGAAGGTCCTGTAAACGATACCAGTAAAAAAGCCCTAGGAACCATTCAAGTGTTGCGCAAGGGAATTCCTTTTATCTATCAAGGCCAAGAAATTGGGATGGAAAACCAAGTCTTTGAATCAGTGGAGGATTTTGATGATATCGCAACGATTAATGGCTACCATGTGGCTAAAGAGGCCGGTCTGAGCGAGGAAGAAGCCTTGGCGGCGATTGCCAACTACAGCCGAGACAATGCGCGGACGCCGATGCAGTGGACAGCAGAGCCAGGTCTGGGCTTTAGCGATGGACCAGCTTGGTTGATCAGTCCCAAACCGGATTATTCCATCAATGTGGAAGACCAGGAAAAGGACCCAGACTCCATCTTGAATTATTATCGTCAGCTGACGGCCTTGTATCGCCATCCTCTCTATGGAAATACCATCCGGTTTGGAGATATGATCCCAGCTTATCGGGATCGTGAAAACATCATCGCCTTCGAACGTCGTGGGGAGAAGCGTCTCTTAATTGTCAGCAATTTTCAAAATCGTCAAGCTAGCTTGGACTTGCCAGCTCCGATTGAAACTGTCATTTTAAATAATGTCACGGGACTATTCCAAGAAGAAGACCAGGTATTAGAATTGGCCCCTTACCAAACCATCGTGCTGGAACTACAAGAATAA
- a CDS encoding NYN domain-containing protein, with product MKEKILLVDGYNMIAFWQETRQLFKKSELDAARTILLEKLSHYASFEGIRVICVFDAQYMPGIRQTYEEFQVQVVFTAEDETADDYIERLAAELNTPLHQVSVATSDLNEQWTVFAQGALRVSARELEKRVAVVKADLNQARGAVNDQKPPIRPFDQEGLRQLQKEMGASK from the coding sequence ATGAAGGAAAAGATTTTGTTAGTGGACGGCTACAATATGATTGCCTTCTGGCAGGAAACCCGTCAGCTCTTTAAGAAGAGTGAGCTAGATGCCGCACGAACGATCCTCCTAGAAAAGCTTAGTCACTATGCCAGCTTTGAAGGCATTCGCGTGATTTGTGTGTTTGATGCCCAATATATGCCAGGGATTCGTCAGACCTATGAGGAATTTCAAGTCCAAGTGGTCTTCACAGCGGAGGATGAAACCGCCGATGACTACATTGAACGCTTGGCGGCAGAGCTCAATACCCCCCTTCACCAAGTATCAGTCGCGACGAGTGACTTGAATGAGCAATGGACGGTCTTTGCTCAAGGAGCGCTCCGTGTTTCGGCGCGTGAGCTGGAGAAGAGAGTCGCCGTTGTCAAAGCTGATTTGAACCAGGCGCGAGGAGCCGTCAACGATCAAAAACCACCGATACGGCCTTTTGACCAAGAGGGCCTACGTCAACTACAAAAAGAGATGGGAGCAAGTAAATGA
- the cysS gene encoding cysteine--tRNA ligase, producing the protein MIKIYDTMTRSLRDFDPIEDGKVKMYVCGPTVYNYIHVGNARSTVAFDTIRRYFEYRGYEVTYISNFTDVDDKIINRAKEEGITPQEVADKYIAAFREDVTALGVKPATRHPRVVEFMDDIIRFVTDLIEKGYAYESQGDVYFRVEKSHNYAKLANKTLEDLELGASGRTDEETARKENPVDFALWKAAKPGEVSWESPWGPGRPGWHIECSVMSTGILGDTIDIHGGGADLEFPHHTNEIAQSEAKTGKTFANYWMHNGFVNIDNVKMSKSLGNFITVHDALKTIDGQVLRFFFATQHYRKPINFTEKAVRDAETNLKYLKNTYEQPFTGEVDPADLQSFVDKFVAAMDEDINAANGITVVFELAKWINSGHYNQDVKEALAKMLEVFGVVFVEEVLDADIEALIAERQEARAKKDFARADEIRDELAAQGIKLLDTKEGVRWTRD; encoded by the coding sequence ATGATTAAAATTTACGACACCATGACCCGCAGCTTGCGGGATTTTGACCCTATCGAGGACGGCAAGGTCAAGATGTATGTTTGTGGGCCAACTGTTTACAACTATATCCACGTGGGGAATGCCCGTTCAACGGTAGCCTTTGACACGATTCGTCGCTACTTTGAGTATCGTGGCTACGAAGTTACCTACATTTCCAACTTTACAGATGTGGATGATAAGATCATCAACCGTGCCAAGGAAGAAGGCATTACGCCTCAGGAAGTGGCAGACAAGTACATAGCGGCTTTTCGTGAGGATGTGACGGCTCTGGGGGTCAAGCCTGCTACCCGTCACCCTCGTGTGGTTGAGTTTATGGATGATATTATTCGTTTTGTCACCGACTTGATCGAAAAAGGCTATGCCTACGAGAGTCAAGGGGATGTTTATTTCCGTGTGGAAAAATCCCACAACTACGCCAAATTGGCTAATAAAACTCTAGAAGACTTGGAGCTAGGTGCTTCAGGTCGGACAGACGAAGAGACGGCTCGCAAGGAAAATCCTGTCGACTTTGCCCTTTGGAAAGCTGCCAAGCCAGGTGAAGTTTCTTGGGAAAGCCCTTGGGGGCCTGGTCGTCCGGGATGGCACATCGAATGTTCGGTCATGTCAACGGGGATTTTAGGAGATACCATTGATATTCATGGGGGTGGAGCCGATCTCGAATTCCCGCACCATACCAATGAAATCGCTCAGTCAGAGGCTAAAACAGGCAAGACCTTTGCCAATTACTGGATGCACAATGGCTTTGTCAATATTGACAATGTCAAGATGTCCAAGTCCTTAGGCAACTTTATCACTGTGCATGATGCTCTCAAGACTATCGATGGCCAAGTGCTTCGCTTCTTCTTTGCGACCCAGCACTACCGCAAACCCATCAACTTCACAGAAAAAGCTGTGCGCGATGCGGAGACCAACCTCAAGTATTTGAAAAATACCTACGAGCAACCTTTCACAGGAGAAGTGGATCCAGCAGACTTGCAAAGCTTTGTGGACAAGTTTGTAGCGGCTATGGATGAAGATATCAATGCGGCAAACGGAATCACCGTCGTCTTTGAATTGGCCAAATGGATCAACTCAGGACATTACAACCAAGATGTCAAGGAGGCCTTGGCAAAGATGTTAGAAGTCTTTGGAGTGGTCTTTGTCGAAGAAGTCTTGGATGCGGATATTGAAGCCTTGATCGCTGAACGCCAAGAAGCGCGGGCTAAGAAAGATTTTGCGCGAGCAGATGAAATTCGCGATGAATTGGCTGCGCAAGGAATCAAGCTCTTGGATACAAAAGAAGGTGTAAGGTGGACACGTGATTGA
- the rlmB gene encoding 23S rRNA (guanosine(2251)-2'-O)-methyltransferase RlmB: MEKNDIVYGVHAVTEALIANTGNKLYIQDDLRGKNVEKIKDLAADKKVSISWTPKKTLQEMTEGAVHQGFVLRVSEFAYTDLNDILAQVADQDNPLLLILDGLTDPHNLGSILRTADATQVAGVIIPKHRAVGVTPVVAKTSTGAVEHVPIARVTNLSQTLDKLKEAGFWIFGTDMNGTPSHKWNTSGKLALIIGNEGKGISSNIKKQVDEMIAIPMQGHVQSLNASVAAAILMYEVFRNKL, encoded by the coding sequence ATGGAAAAAAACGATATTGTTTACGGCGTTCATGCCGTCACAGAAGCACTGATCGCAAATACAGGAAATAAATTGTATATCCAGGACGATTTGCGAGGAAAGAATGTAGAAAAAATCAAGGATCTGGCTGCAGATAAGAAGGTGTCCATTTCTTGGACTCCTAAGAAGACCTTACAAGAAATGACAGAAGGGGCTGTCCACCAAGGTTTTGTCTTGCGAGTTTCAGAATTTGCCTATACGGACTTGAATGATATCTTGGCCCAGGTAGCTGATCAAGACAATCCCTTGCTCTTGATTTTGGATGGCTTGACCGATCCCCATAACTTAGGATCCATTCTCCGAACAGCCGACGCTACCCAGGTGGCTGGAGTCATCATTCCCAAGCACCGTGCTGTTGGGGTGACACCTGTTGTTGCCAAGACCTCAACTGGAGCAGTAGAGCATGTCCCTATTGCTCGAGTGACCAACCTTAGCCAAACCTTGGATAAGCTCAAAGAAGCAGGTTTTTGGATCTTTGGGACCGATATGAATGGAACGCCTTCTCACAAATGGAATACCAGTGGGAAGTTGGCCCTCATCATTGGAAACGAAGGCAAGGGCATTTCGTCCAATATTAAAAAGCAAGTGGATGAAATGATCGCGATTCCGATGCAGGGGCATGTCCAAAGTCTGAATGCTAGTGTCGCGGCAGCAATCCTCATGTATGAGGTCTTTCGCAATAAACTATAA
- a CDS encoding helix-turn-helix domain-containing protein: MKDIREWFPQAEVTDQPNPPAGFVAIPLQAQQWLQLKEEDLTEREKHLIAWLASEEDLAPNPWYQYLIDGKGEAPQVIKKMQLVYCHLSHSTAEGIASWLEMMQTLLPNFRATLQLSGQDYVLILDQEQSLTVADILKDTVSAMEYDFNIRLSIMVGQVWTESKDGKVSPVIRAEWAAFRAWIREGHQGVYRFSQLYLWGIEQADLDLHPIKERLHQLIGSQDQLQDIIVALWDNGAVVTKAAQQLYLHRNSLQYKMDKWEELTGLQLKNLTDLALCYHLVLQDVM, encoded by the coding sequence GTGAAAGATATCAGAGAGTGGTTCCCTCAGGCAGAGGTAACGGATCAACCCAATCCACCAGCTGGTTTTGTAGCCATTCCCCTGCAGGCCCAGCAATGGTTGCAATTGAAGGAAGAAGATCTGACCGAGAGAGAAAAACATTTGATTGCCTGGTTGGCTAGTGAGGAAGATCTTGCCCCCAATCCATGGTACCAATACCTGATAGATGGGAAAGGGGAAGCCCCTCAAGTCATTAAAAAGATGCAACTCGTCTATTGTCACCTCTCACATTCGACAGCGGAAGGTATTGCTTCTTGGCTAGAGATGATGCAGACGCTCTTGCCAAACTTTCGAGCAACCTTGCAACTGAGTGGACAAGATTATGTGCTCATTCTGGATCAAGAGCAGTCGCTAACTGTGGCTGATATCTTAAAAGATACCGTCTCTGCCATGGAGTATGACTTTAATATTCGCTTATCCATCATGGTCGGGCAGGTATGGACAGAGTCAAAAGATGGAAAAGTGTCTCCTGTCATCCGAGCAGAATGGGCAGCCTTTAGAGCCTGGATCCGAGAAGGGCACCAAGGTGTCTACCGCTTTTCTCAACTCTATCTGTGGGGAATCGAGCAGGCAGATTTGGATCTCCATCCTATCAAAGAACGCTTGCATCAGTTGATCGGGAGTCAAGACCAGTTGCAGGATATCATTGTTGCACTGTGGGATAACGGAGCAGTTGTGACCAAGGCGGCTCAGCAACTCTATCTCCATCGGAATTCCCTTCAATACAAGATGGACAAATGGGAAGAGCTAACGGGTCTCCAACTGAAAAACCTGACAGATCTAGCTCTTTGTTACCATTTGGTTCTACAGGATGTGATGTAA
- a CDS encoding DegV family protein: MTFKILTDSTADLDERWAQEHDVEIVGLSIQIDGTHYETVGPDKLTSPQLLAEMQKGAKPTTSQVNVGQFQEIFKGYAQRKEDLLYIAFSSVLSGTYQSAIMARDLVLEEYPEAVIEIIDPKAAGIGEGYLSMLAVEARDAGKSLDQVKEELMEVAPKLRTYFLVDDLYHLMRGGRLSKSSAIVGSLVNIKPLLWIDAEGKLAPIAKVRGRKKAMREMLSLIQEDIGHSTALVSYTDDLAGAEELKDQLLENPAISQVLIMPLGPVIAAHVGPNSLIGFVIGKENRK, from the coding sequence ATGACCTTTAAAATTTTAACAGATTCAACTGCAGATTTAGATGAAAGATGGGCACAGGAGCATGATGTAGAAATCGTCGGTTTGTCGATCCAAATCGATGGGACTCATTATGAGACAGTAGGTCCAGATAAACTTACTAGCCCCCAATTATTAGCAGAAATGCAAAAGGGTGCTAAACCAACGACCAGCCAGGTCAATGTTGGGCAATTCCAAGAGATTTTCAAGGGCTATGCTCAGCGCAAGGAAGACCTCCTTTATATCGCCTTCTCTTCAGTCTTGTCAGGGACCTACCAGAGTGCGATCATGGCAAGAGACTTGGTCCTTGAAGAATACCCAGAAGCTGTGATCGAAATCATCGATCCAAAAGCTGCAGGGATTGGAGAGGGCTACTTGTCTATGCTAGCAGTTGAGGCGCGTGATGCCGGAAAGAGTTTGGATCAAGTTAAGGAAGAACTGATGGAAGTCGCTCCCAAGTTGCGGACCTATTTCTTGGTGGATGATCTCTACCATCTGATGCGCGGAGGACGTCTCTCTAAGAGTTCAGCCATCGTCGGAAGTTTGGTCAACATCAAACCCCTTCTTTGGATTGATGCAGAAGGCAAGTTAGCCCCTATAGCCAAAGTTCGGGGACGTAAAAAAGCTATGCGGGAAATGCTTTCTCTGATCCAGGAAGATATCGGTCACAGCACAGCCTTGGTTTCCTATACAGATGATTTGGCAGGAGCAGAGGAGCTCAAGGATCAATTGTTGGAGAATCCAGCTATCTCCCAAGTCTTGATCATGCCACTAGGTCCCGTCATTGCTGCTCACGTCGGTCCTAATTCTCTCATCGGCTTTGTTATAGGAAAAGAAAATCGCAAATAA
- a CDS encoding DUF1269 domain-containing protein, with the protein MENLVVSVFNTESEAYQSFADLKAFRQTQTTKVAQIALVKNENGHIVEKERYDFEDSTTDAALKGGLLGAVIGLLGGPIGVLFGYGMGSLYGLAAGDAIDTAETGLIDVVSQKLTNGETAVVALVQEDNEAVIDAYFTKYDTQIMRWDVATVVAEIEAALQVQEDLYNQARAQMKAERKAERKDKLEEFKANVKAKFDKLKA; encoded by the coding sequence ATGGAAAACCTAGTAGTTTCAGTCTTTAACACTGAAAGCGAAGCTTATCAGTCCTTTGCGGATTTGAAGGCTTTCCGCCAAACTCAGACGACCAAGGTTGCTCAAATCGCCTTGGTCAAAAATGAAAACGGTCATATCGTTGAAAAAGAACGCTATGACTTTGAAGATTCAACGACGGATGCAGCCCTAAAAGGTGGCTTGCTCGGTGCAGTTATCGGGCTTTTGGGTGGTCCTATCGGCGTCTTGTTTGGTTATGGTATGGGTAGCCTCTATGGTTTGGCTGCTGGTGATGCCATTGATACGGCTGAAACTGGCCTGATTGACGTTGTTTCTCAGAAATTGACTAACGGTGAAACAGCCGTTGTTGCCTTGGTGCAAGAAGACAACGAAGCAGTCATCGATGCTTACTTCACCAAGTACGACACCCAAATCATGCGTTGGGATGTAGCAACCGTCGTAGCCGAAATCGAAGCAGCTCTGCAAGTCCAAGAAGACCTCTACAACCAGGCACGTGCACAAATGAAGGCTGAACGTAAAGCCGAACGCAAGGATAAACTTGAAGAATTCAAGGCAAATGTCAAAGCAAAATTTGACAAATTGAAAGCCTAA
- the rpsI gene encoding 30S ribosomal protein S9 yields MSQAQYAGTGRRKNAVARVRLVPGTGKITVNKKDVEEYIPHADLRLVINQPFAVTSTAGSYDVFVNVVGGGYAGQAGAIRHGIARALLQVDPDFRDSLKRAGLLTRDSRKVERKKPGLKKARKASQFSKR; encoded by the coding sequence ATGTCACAAGCACAATATGCAGGTACTGGACGTCGTAAAAACGCTGTTGCACGCGTTCGCCTTGTTCCAGGAACTGGTAAAATCACTGTTAACAAAAAAGATGTTGAAGAGTACATCCCACACGCTGACCTTCGTCTTGTAATCAACCAACCATTCGCAGTTACTTCAACTGCAGGTTCATACGACGTTTTCGTTAACGTTGTAGGTGGTGGATACGCTGGTCAAGCAGGAGCAATCCGTCACGGTATCGCTCGTGCCCTTCTTCAAGTAGACCCAGACTTCCGCGATTCATTGAAACGCGCAGGACTTCTTACACGTGACTCACGTAAAGTTGAGCGTAAGAAACCAGGTCTTAAGAAAGCTCGTAAAGCATCACAATTCTCAAAACGTTAA
- a CDS encoding tyrosine-type recombinase/integrase codes for MKSVRRRHPELAPASPHKLRHTGATLAKQAGVSLEAFSEALTHSDKEITKTYVNIKDKVNQTVGDIAFRSLKN; via the coding sequence ATGAAATCAGTCAGACGAAGACATCCCGAATTAGCACCAGCATCACCACACAAACTAAGACATACTGGTGCTACTCTTGCTAAACAAGCAGGTGTTTCTCTTGAAGCCTTCTCAGAAGCTCTTACTCATAGTGATAAAGAGATTACAAAAACTTACGTTAATATCAAAGATAAAGTCAATCAGACTGTAGGTGATATTGCTTTTCGTAGTTTAAAAAATTGA
- the rplM gene encoding 50S ribosomal protein L13: MNKTTFMAKPGQVERKWYVVDATDVPLGRLSAVVASVLRGKNKPTFTPHTDTGDFVIVINAEKVKLTGKKATDKIYYTHSNHPGGLKSISAGELRSKNAVRLIEKSVKGMLPHNTLGRAQGMKLKVFVGAEHTHAAQQPEVLDISGLI, from the coding sequence ATGAACAAAACTACATTCATGGCTAAACCAGGCCAAGTAGAACGCAAATGGTACGTTGTTGACGCAACTGATGTACCTCTTGGACGCCTTTCAGCAGTTGTTGCAAGCGTGCTTCGCGGAAAAAACAAACCAACATTCACACCTCACACTGATACAGGTGACTTCGTAATCGTTATCAATGCTGAAAAAGTTAAATTGACTGGTAAAAAAGCAACTGATAAGATCTACTACACTCACTCAAACCACCCAGGTGGATTGAAATCAATCTCTGCTGGTGAACTTCGTTCTAAAAATGCAGTTCGTTTGATTGAGAAATCAGTTAAAGGTATGCTTCCACACAATACTCTTGGCCGCGCTCAAGGTATGAAATTGAAAGTATTCGTTGGAGCTGAGCACACTCACGCTGCACAACAACCAGAAGTTCTTGATATTTCAGGACTTATCTAA
- a CDS encoding aromatic acid exporter family protein translates to MPLIHRTIKMVLATCLAILLAEFLGLAYATSAGIIAILSITDTRRSTARLAYNRFMSMLLALFLGSLAFQILGYNLWALGLYLATYVPLAFLQGWEIGITPSSVLVTHLLLEKSTSLALLGNEVAIFLIGTSFALLANLYMPSRQEEIDRYHEIVEEQLKKILYRFAEFLGKGDGSNDASLIRELDTILKEALDLVYLDHSNHLFHQTNYHIHYFEMRKRQNNILRDMANNVNNCQLAASESLILAQLFAKTASQLSQENPAQFLLDEINRYLAVFRERPLPRSRQEFETRATLLQLLRDLETFISFKVEFYQNYQKELQA, encoded by the coding sequence ATGCCACTTATTCACCGAACCATCAAGATGGTCCTCGCCACCTGTTTGGCCATCTTGCTTGCAGAGTTTTTAGGTCTGGCCTACGCCACCTCTGCGGGGATTATTGCCATCCTCAGCATTACCGATACCCGTCGCAGTACAGCTAGATTGGCCTACAACCGCTTTATGTCCATGCTTCTAGCCCTGTTCCTTGGAAGCTTAGCCTTTCAGATTCTCGGCTACAATCTCTGGGCTCTTGGTCTTTATCTGGCTACCTATGTCCCACTTGCTTTTCTACAAGGCTGGGAAATTGGCATCACACCAAGTTCCGTCCTGGTTACCCATCTCCTGCTAGAAAAATCCACTTCTCTAGCCCTATTAGGAAATGAAGTGGCTATTTTCCTAATTGGAACCAGCTTTGCTCTCCTTGCCAATCTCTATATGCCTTCTCGACAAGAAGAAATTGATCGCTATCACGAGATTGTTGAGGAACAACTCAAGAAGATTCTCTATCGGTTTGCAGAATTTCTGGGAAAAGGAGATGGAAGCAACGATGCCAGCTTGATTCGTGAGCTAGATACTATCTTAAAAGAGGCTCTCGATTTGGTGTATCTAGACCATTCCAACCACCTCTTCCATCAGACCAACTATCATATCCACTATTTTGAAATGCGCAAGCGCCAAAATAATATCCTGCGAGACATGGCCAACAACGTAAACAACTGCCAATTAGCCGCGAGCGAGAGTCTTATTTTGGCTCAACTCTTTGCTAAAACAGCCAGCCAACTCAGTCAGGAAAATCCAGCTCAATTCCTTCTTGATGAAATCAATCGCTATCTAGCAGTCTTTCGTGAACGACCTCTTCCTCGATCTCGTCAAGAATTTGAAACCCGAGCGACCCTTTTGCAACTCCTGCGAGATCTTGAAACCTTCATCTCCTTCAAGGTCGAATTTTATCAAAATTATCAGAAGGAACTTCAAGCTTAG
- a CDS encoding ABC transporter ATP-binding protein, producing MVELNLKNIYKKYPNSEHYSVEDFNLDIKDKEFIVFVGPSGCGKSTTLRMIAGLEDITEGECSIDGTVVNNVAPKDRDIAMVFQNYALYPHMTVYDNMAFGLKLRKYSKEDIDKRVQEAAEILGLKEFLDRKPADLSGGQRQRVAMGRAIVRDAKVFLMDEPLSNLDAKLRVSMRAEIAKIHRRIGATTIYVTHDQTEAMTLADRIVIMSATKNPAGTGTIGRVEQIGSPQEVYKNPVNKFVAGFIGSPAMNFINVKLENGYIVANGLNLKVPEGALKVLREKGYEGKELIFGIRPEDVNTEAAFLETFPESVVKATISVSELLGSESHLYCQVGDNEFIAKVDARDYHETGATIELGFDLNKAHFFDKETEKTVY from the coding sequence ATGGTAGAATTAAATCTTAAAAATATTTACAAAAAATATCCAAACAGCGAGCACTATTCAGTTGAAGACTTCAACTTGGACATCAAAGACAAAGAGTTTATCGTTTTCGTAGGTCCTTCAGGATGTGGTAAATCAACAACTCTTCGTATGATCGCTGGTCTTGAAGACATCACAGAAGGTGAATGTTCGATCGATGGTACTGTTGTAAACAACGTGGCACCTAAAGACCGTGATATCGCCATGGTATTCCAAAACTACGCTCTTTACCCACACATGACTGTTTATGACAACATGGCCTTTGGTTTGAAATTGCGTAAATACAGCAAGGAAGATATCGACAAACGTGTACAAGAAGCAGCAGAAATCCTTGGCTTGAAAGAATTTTTGGATCGTAAACCAGCTGACCTTTCTGGTGGTCAACGTCAACGTGTGGCTATGGGTCGTGCCATTGTCCGTGATGCAAAAGTGTTCTTGATGGACGAACCTTTGTCAAACTTAGATGCCAAATTGCGTGTATCCATGCGTGCTGAAATCGCTAAAATCCACCGTCGTATCGGAGCTACAACTATCTACGTAACTCACGACCAAACAGAAGCGATGACATTGGCAGACCGTATCGTTATCATGTCAGCAACTAAGAACCCTGCTGGTACTGGTACAATTGGACGTGTTGAACAAATTGGTTCTCCGCAAGAAGTGTACAAAAACCCAGTGAACAAATTCGTAGCTGGATTCATCGGAAGCCCAGCGATGAACTTCATTAACGTGAAATTGGAAAATGGCTACATCGTTGCTAACGGTTTGAATTTGAAAGTTCCAGAAGGTGCTTTGAAAGTTCTTCGTGAAAAAGGTTATGAAGGCAAAGAATTGATCTTTGGTATCCGTCCAGAAGATGTGAATACAGAGGCTGCTTTCCTTGAAACATTCCCAGAATCAGTAGTAAAAGCAACCATCTCTGTATCTGAGTTGCTTGGTTCTGAATCTCACTTGTACTGCCAAGTTGGTGACAACGAATTCATCGCTAAAGTGGATGCGCGTGACTACCATGAAACAGGTGCAACTATCGAACTTGGATTTGACTTGAACAAAGCTCACTTCTTCGATAAAGAAACTGAAAAAACAGTATACTAA
- a CDS encoding Mini-ribonuclease 3: protein MIDVNLINGIALAFEGDAVYSMYIRKHLILQGMTKPNKLHQTATRYVSAKAQANLIATMLEEDVLTEKEVEIYKRGRNTNSHTKAKNADVVTYRMSTGFEAVMGYLHLTDEINRLEELVAWCIQKVEEGTK from the coding sequence GTGATTGATGTCAATCTGATTAATGGGATTGCCCTAGCCTTTGAGGGAGATGCGGTTTATTCCATGTATATCCGTAAGCATTTGATTTTGCAAGGGATGACCAAGCCTAACAAACTCCACCAGACTGCGACTAGGTATGTCTCTGCCAAGGCGCAAGCTAATCTGATTGCGACCATGCTTGAGGAAGATGTTTTGACAGAGAAAGAAGTTGAAATCTATAAGCGCGGCCGTAACACCAATAGTCACACCAAGGCAAAAAATGCCGACGTCGTAACCTATCGTATGTCGACAGGTTTTGAAGCGGTCATGGGTTACTTGCACTTGACAGATGAAATCAACCGCTTAGAGGAATTGGTGGCTTGGTGTATTCAAAAAGTGGAAGAAGGGACAAAGTAG